A window of Methanobacteriales archaeon HGW-Methanobacteriales-1 contains these coding sequences:
- a CDS encoding excinuclease ABC subunit B (The UvrABC repair system catalyzes the recognition and processing of DNA lesions. The beta-hairpin of the Uvr-B subunit is inserted between the strands, where it probes for the presence of a lesion), protein MNRFELVSNYKPLGDQPKAIKSISDGIKKGFPNQTLLGVTGSGKTFTMANVIKNVQKPTLVISHNKTLAAQLYEEFKEFFPNNAVEYFVSYYDYYQPEAYVPRSDTYIDKEASINDEIDRMRHSATQSLLSRDDVIVVSSVSCIYGIGSPEDYGEFVLSLQIGDSIDREEILSRLIHMQYERNDIEFDRGQFRVRGDVIEINPVHGTPPIRIELFGDNIDAISLIDTLRGKKIQELERTMIFPAKHFVIGEDKLKAALKDIEEELEERLIVLNSQNKLVEAQRLEQRTKFDIEMLKEMGYCSGIENYTLHLSDRKWGEIPYTLLKYFPDDFLTIIDESHVTAPQIRGMYNGDKARKDTLIDYGFRLPSAGENRPLKFHEFEKIVNQVVYVSATPANYELERSLNVVEQIIRPTGLVDPEVIVRPVKGQVDDLLVEVQRKIKMDQRILVTTLTKRMAEDLTDYYAKIGIKVRYLHSEIDTLERIEIIDDLRRGEFDCLVGVNLLREGLDLPEVGLVGILDADKEGFLRSETSLIQTIGRAARNVDGQVLMYADVLTDSVKNAVNITNDRRKVQNAYNKKHGIEPHNTMRSLKEKKEGENLDLKDVSDLEKMPKDELKLLINDLERDMKAAATGLDFEKAAKIRDQLMVLKGVSK, encoded by the coding sequence ATGAACAGATTTGAGTTAGTATCTAACTATAAACCATTAGGTGACCAGCCAAAGGCCATAAAATCAATCTCTGATGGGATAAAGAAAGGTTTTCCTAATCAAACTCTTTTAGGAGTAACTGGTTCAGGTAAAACATTTACTATGGCCAATGTGATTAAAAATGTCCAGAAACCTACCCTGGTTATTTCACATAATAAAACACTGGCCGCCCAGCTTTATGAGGAATTTAAGGAATTTTTTCCCAATAATGCGGTAGAATACTTTGTGAGTTACTATGATTATTACCAACCAGAAGCCTATGTTCCACGTTCAGATACTTACATTGACAAAGAAGCATCAATAAATGATGAAATAGACCGTATGCGGCACTCTGCTACACAATCACTCCTATCTAGAGATGATGTTATTGTAGTTTCCAGTGTTTCATGTATATATGGTATTGGTTCTCCGGAAGACTATGGTGAATTTGTGCTTTCTCTGCAAATAGGAGATTCAATTGACCGAGAAGAAATATTAAGCCGTTTAATTCACATGCAATATGAAAGAAATGACATTGAATTTGATAGGGGCCAGTTCAGAGTAAGAGGAGATGTTATTGAAATAAACCCGGTTCATGGAACACCACCAATCCGAATCGAGTTATTTGGTGATAATATAGATGCTATATCTCTTATTGATACCTTAAGAGGGAAAAAAATTCAGGAACTGGAAAGAACAATGATATTTCCCGCAAAGCACTTTGTTATTGGTGAAGATAAACTGAAAGCTGCTTTGAAAGATATCGAAGAAGAATTAGAAGAACGTTTAATAGTTTTAAATTCTCAGAATAAACTGGTTGAAGCACAGCGTCTAGAACAACGTACTAAATTTGACATAGAAATGTTAAAGGAAATGGGATATTGTTCTGGTATTGAAAATTATACTTTGCACCTCAGCGATCGAAAATGGGGCGAAATACCATATACTCTGTTAAAATACTTCCCTGATGATTTTTTAACAATTATTGATGAATCTCACGTTACCGCCCCTCAAATTAGGGGGATGTACAACGGTGATAAGGCCCGGAAGGATACTCTTATTGATTATGGATTTAGACTGCCTTCTGCTGGTGAAAACAGGCCTCTAAAGTTCCATGAGTTTGAAAAGATTGTCAATCAAGTTGTTTATGTCTCAGCCACACCAGCCAACTATGAACTGGAAAGAAGTCTAAATGTAGTGGAACAAATTATCAGACCCACGGGGCTGGTTGATCCAGAAGTTATAGTGCGACCGGTTAAAGGTCAGGTAGATGATTTGCTGGTTGAAGTACAGCGAAAAATAAAAATGGATCAACGGATTTTGGTAACCACACTTACTAAAAGAATGGCCGAAGATCTCACTGATTACTATGCTAAAATTGGTATTAAAGTCAGATACCTTCACTCTGAAATTGATACTCTGGAGCGGATTGAAATTATTGATGATTTACGTCGGGGCGAGTTTGATTGTTTGGTAGGAGTCAACCTTTTAAGAGAAGGCCTGGATCTTCCTGAAGTAGGTCTGGTGGGAATTTTAGATGCTGATAAAGAGGGATTCCTTAGATCTGAAACATCTTTAATACAAACTATTGGTCGTGCAGCTCGTAATGTGGATGGGCAGGTTTTAATGTACGCTGATGTATTAACCGATTCTGTAAAAAATGCAGTAAATATTACTAACGATCGTAGAAAGGTACAGAATGCTTACAATAAAAAACATGGCATTGAACCGCATAATACCATGAGAAGTCTTAAAGAGAAGAAAGAAGGGGAAAATCTGGATCTTAAAGATGTCAGTGACCTTGAAAAAATGCCAAAAGACGAATTAAAACTTTTAATCAATGATTTAGAAAGAGACATGAAAGCTGCTGCAACTGGTCTTGATTTTGAAAAGGCAGCTAAGATTAGAGACCAGCTAATGGTTCTTAAAGGTGTTTCTAAATGA
- a CDS encoding recombinase: MLERIKTGIDTLDDIVEGFPEGRTLLVTGDAGSGKTIFGLQFAISCAKNGLKTSYITTEEDDEDLERQSMSFGWDMSSLKKKGNLNLIELAGLRARVTEAEMNIGVDSVKGDFEKLINDIPPDTKVVIIDSLGSYTAKLTPYEFRDRFDHLIYELKQKKITSMIILDSSTSHEYNELALFSVYGAIRLMKRENPYTGQRERIMDIIKMRSTKTPIEFITYDIGSNGIEIIDKIEKEI; the protein is encoded by the coding sequence ATGTTAGAGAGAATAAAAACGGGAATTGATACCTTAGATGATATTGTTGAAGGATTTCCTGAAGGCCGAACTTTACTGGTTACTGGGGATGCAGGATCTGGAAAAACTATTTTTGGACTACAATTTGCAATAAGCTGTGCAAAAAATGGTTTAAAAACTTCTTATATTACCACTGAAGAAGATGATGAAGATTTAGAGCGTCAGAGTATGTCTTTTGGATGGGATATGAGCTCTCTGAAAAAAAAAGGAAATTTGAACCTGATTGAGCTTGCAGGATTAAGAGCCAGAGTAACCGAAGCAGAAATGAATATAGGCGTTGATTCTGTAAAAGGTGATTTTGAGAAATTAATTAATGATATTCCTCCAGACACTAAAGTCGTTATTATAGATAGTTTAGGGAGTTATACTGCAAAATTAACCCCTTATGAATTCAGAGATCGTTTTGATCATTTAATATATGAATTAAAGCAAAAAAAAATTACATCTATGATTATTTTAGATAGTTCTACTTCACACGAATATAATGAACTAGCATTATTTTCTGTTTATGGTGCTATCAGACTCATGAAAAGAGAAAATCCCTATACTGGCCAAAGGGAAAGGATAATGGATATCATTAAAATGAGAAGTACCAAAACACCTATTGAATTCATTACCTATGATATAGGATCTAATGGAATTGAAATCATTGATAAGATAGAAAAAGAGATTTAA
- a CDS encoding phosphopantothenate/pantothenate synthetase — protein MIPKNHPRYHSLVLRDKIVKAHKNGILADSGMIAHGRGEAFDYLIGEKTSISAKKSINAAAAALLLAHNPVLSVNGNTAALVANEIVELSQTLDAKIEINLFYRTPERVDAIEKVLKQAGATEVLGINSDNLIYIDGIESPRATASPKGIYDADVVLVPLEDGDRAEILTHSGKKVINIDLNPLSRTAQMSSITIVDNIVRVIPLLKEMVLSLKEKDNRYIENILKSFNNKKNLKESLKIIELK, from the coding sequence ATGATTCCCAAAAATCATCCGCGTTACCATTCTCTGGTTCTCAGGGATAAAATAGTTAAGGCCCATAAAAATGGTATTCTTGCCGATTCTGGAATGATAGCTCATGGGCGTGGAGAAGCATTTGATTACTTAATAGGGGAAAAAACTAGCATTTCTGCTAAAAAATCTATCAATGCTGCGGCTGCAGCATTATTATTAGCCCATAATCCTGTTTTATCAGTTAATGGAAATACTGCAGCACTGGTTGCTAATGAGATAGTAGAATTAAGCCAAACTTTGGATGCTAAAATTGAAATTAATCTTTTCTACCGCACTCCTGAAAGAGTGGATGCTATTGAAAAGGTCTTAAAACAAGCAGGAGCTACAGAAGTTTTAGGTATAAATTCAGATAATTTAATATATATCGATGGTATTGAGAGCCCCCGAGCTACTGCAAGCCCAAAGGGAATTTATGACGCAGATGTAGTTCTTGTTCCATTAGAAGATGGAGATAGGGCGGAAATATTGACCCATAGTGGTAAAAAAGTTATTAACATAGACTTAAATCCGCTTTCAAGGACAGCTCAAATGTCTTCAATTACCATAGTAGATAATATTGTTCGAGTCATTCCATTATTAAAAGAAATGGTCTTATCTTTAAAGGAAAAAGATAATAGATATATTGAGAATATTTTAAAGAGTTTTAATAATAAGAAAAACTTAAAAGAGTCTTTAAAGATTATAGAATTAAAGTAA
- a CDS encoding histidine kinase, with translation MVVEDESIVAMDIKHRAEGLGYTVMSIASSGEEAIEKTKKYKPDLVLMDIVLKGKMDGVEAAQVIREECDIPIVYLTAYSDEKTLGRAKLTGPFGYIIKPFEDRELHSAVEVALYKHQMDSKLKESEEKYRNLFESFPDPILLLDSQGNITFMNQTVEKIIGIRRKRIIGKSILNLAKMGFFIEDEINDYLDSIPSIIENSGAEPLEMNLFDKNGQELYFEIYSSVLNSEEHGPIIQFIGHDITSRVEAEEQRGELIREKARVELYGFVVSAVPVFASSIPPQLRNTIIKNFADRFEKNVRPNFIKEMSAQGFLDLIKEHDNQNNIEIFNAYLIWINELLSNLGIKTRIIRTESKVKLEFITFPWIEEARKNPIFTLIFRAMIIRSFTWTGLKGTVTQTSSLLEGSKNIKFEFYIPN, from the coding sequence CTGGTTGTAGAAGATGAAAGCATTGTGGCCATGGACATTAAACATAGAGCTGAGGGCCTAGGATACACCGTGATGAGCATAGCCTCTTCAGGTGAAGAAGCTATCGAAAAAACTAAAAAATATAAACCAGATCTTGTATTAATGGATATTGTATTAAAAGGTAAAATGGATGGTGTTGAAGCTGCTCAGGTAATTCGAGAAGAGTGTGACATACCTATTGTTTACTTAACAGCATATTCAGATGAAAAAACACTAGGAAGGGCCAAGCTAACCGGGCCTTTTGGATATATAATCAAACCATTTGAAGACCGAGAACTTCACAGTGCCGTGGAAGTTGCTCTTTATAAACATCAAATGGATAGTAAACTTAAAGAAAGTGAAGAAAAGTATCGAAATCTATTTGAATCGTTTCCAGACCCTATTCTATTACTTGATTCACAAGGAAATATTACTTTTATGAATCAAACTGTGGAAAAAATTATTGGAATTCGACGAAAAAGGATCATTGGGAAATCTATTTTAAACCTGGCCAAGATGGGATTTTTTATTGAAGATGAAATTAACGATTATCTAGATTCTATTCCATCAATAATAGAAAATAGTGGAGCCGAGCCACTTGAAATGAATCTTTTTGATAAAAATGGGCAAGAACTTTATTTTGAAATATATTCATCTGTTTTAAATTCAGAAGAACATGGGCCAATAATTCAATTTATTGGTCACGATATAACATCTAGAGTTGAAGCAGAAGAACAAAGAGGAGAATTAATTAGAGAAAAGGCACGTGTAGAATTATATGGTTTTGTAGTTAGTGCCGTACCTGTTTTTGCTTCTTCCATTCCTCCACAACTTAGAAATACTATTATAAAAAATTTTGCGGATAGGTTTGAGAAAAATGTTAGGCCAAATTTTATTAAAGAAATGTCTGCACAGGGTTTCTTAGATCTAATAAAAGAACATGATAATCAAAACAATATAGAAATTTTTAATGCTTATTTAATTTGGATCAACGAACTGTTATCTAATTTAGGTATAAAAACCAGAATTATTAGAACGGAATCTAAAGTTAAACTGGAATTCATCACATTTCCCTGGATAGAAGAAGCCCGTAAAAACCCTATTTTTACTCTGATCTTTAGAGCTATGATTATTAGAAGCTTCACCTGGACTGGACTAAAAGGAACTGTTACTCAAACATCAAGTCTTCTGGAAGGTTCCAAGAATATAAAATTCGAATTTTACATTCCGAACTAA
- a CDS encoding peptidase M42 — protein sequence MKELMKKLSDVPGISGFEGEVTKIISDELKDHADHIEEDRLGNIIALKKGSPDGPKVMLAAHMDEIGLMVRHIDKKGFIKFSKIGGINDQMLLNQTVYINTENGPVFGVIGSKPPHRMKAAERKKITDYENMFIDIGASNEEEALKMVSIGDPIVFNHTYAELPNSLITGKALDNRIGCLIMIETLKRVNSNANIYGVGTVQEEVGLKGAKTSAFKIDPDFALALDVTIAGDHPGIKEDEAPAKIGKGPAIILTDASGRGIITHPSIKKWLTSAADEAKIPVQLEVSDGGTTDATAIHLTREGIPAGVVSVPTRYIHTTVSIASIEDIENTINLLVSAINNL from the coding sequence ATGAAAGAACTTATGAAAAAACTTTCTGATGTGCCTGGAATATCTGGATTCGAAGGTGAAGTTACTAAAATTATCTCTGATGAATTAAAGGATCATGCTGATCATATAGAAGAAGATAGATTAGGGAATATAATTGCTCTTAAAAAAGGCAGTCCGGATGGCCCAAAAGTCATGCTTGCTGCACACATGGACGAAATCGGACTTATGGTGCGTCATATTGATAAAAAAGGATTTATTAAATTCTCTAAAATTGGGGGAATTAATGATCAAATGCTTTTAAATCAAACTGTTTATATAAACACTGAAAATGGCCCAGTATTTGGAGTTATTGGCTCTAAACCCCCACATAGGATGAAAGCAGCCGAACGAAAGAAAATTACTGACTATGAAAACATGTTTATTGATATTGGAGCTTCTAATGAAGAAGAGGCCCTAAAAATGGTCAGTATTGGAGATCCTATAGTATTTAATCATACTTATGCGGAATTACCTAATTCATTAATCACGGGTAAAGCCTTAGATAATAGAATTGGTTGTTTAATAATGATTGAAACTCTGAAAAGAGTAAATTCGAATGCTAATATTTATGGTGTAGGAACTGTTCAAGAAGAAGTTGGATTAAAAGGAGCTAAAACATCTGCTTTTAAAATTGACCCGGATTTTGCCCTGGCCCTAGATGTTACCATTGCGGGGGACCACCCTGGAATTAAAGAAGATGAAGCGCCAGCAAAAATTGGTAAAGGTCCTGCAATTATTCTTACCGATGCCAGTGGGCGGGGAATAATTACGCATCCTTCTATTAAAAAGTGGTTGACTTCTGCAGCTGATGAAGCAAAGATTCCAGTACAACTAGAAGTTAGTGACGGTGGAACTACTGATGCAACTGCTATTCACTTAACCAGAGAGGGTATTCCTGCTGGTGTGGTATCTGTACCTACTAGATACATACACACTACCGTCAGTATTGCTAGTATAGAAGATATTGAAAATACAATTAATTTGCTAGTAAGTGCTATTAATAACTTATAA
- a CDS encoding excinuclease ABC subunit C, with translation MSTQVDNPNDLPDKTGVYIMKDARDNVIYVGKSISLKKRVKSYFKEYHESVKTKIMMGQFQSLEYIITDTEKEALILEANLIKKYRPTYNVRLKDDKRYPYIKITREKFPRILITRNISGDGSHYFGPFTDAGSVKKTVKFVKSLFKIRDCKRMDGPCLNSQIDLCHAPCAGQITKAEYKKLIDSIDLFFQGRYSKVIEMLDEDMIIAAKNQEFERAAVIRDQINSIHDVMESQNVAFNNNINQDIIAGSYDKKMACMVVFSVREGKITGKDDFLMAGVENTPPEDILSAFIKQYYANPRYVPGEIILQYIIKEEKLITDWLSDIREAPVEIIVPHDGVKFKLIRMAAKNADIIKNQKKQVKNALLDLKKYLKLPKIPQNIEGFDVSNISGKSAVGSMVSFQNAQPKKSRYRKYRLETPGPDDYGMMRELLTRRYEKLLRENEDHPDLILVDGGKGQLKIAVEVLKSLNLNMIPVIGLAKEFEHIFIPQMNEPIILPPNSQALFLLQRIRDEAHRFAVSYHRNIRSKEIDYSQLDEILGVGPKRKINLLRHFGDIESIKKAEIDDLMQVKGMNKKVAQTIYNYFK, from the coding sequence TTGTCCACACAAGTCGATAATCCCAATGATCTTCCAGATAAAACCGGCGTTTATATAATGAAAGATGCACGGGATAATGTGATTTACGTTGGAAAATCCATATCTTTAAAAAAAAGGGTTAAATCCTATTTTAAAGAGTATCATGAGTCTGTCAAAACAAAAATAATGATGGGCCAGTTCCAAAGCCTGGAATATATCATTACCGATACTGAAAAGGAAGCATTAATATTAGAGGCCAATTTAATAAAAAAATACAGGCCCACATATAATGTTCGGTTAAAAGACGATAAAAGATACCCCTATATTAAAATTACACGGGAAAAATTTCCCCGCATATTAATCACCAGAAATATTTCTGGAGATGGTTCCCACTATTTTGGACCATTTACCGATGCAGGTTCAGTTAAAAAAACTGTTAAATTTGTAAAATCTCTTTTTAAAATTCGAGACTGTAAAAGAATGGATGGACCCTGCCTTAACAGCCAGATAGATCTTTGTCATGCGCCTTGTGCCGGACAAATTACAAAAGCAGAATATAAAAAACTTATTGATAGTATCGACCTTTTTTTCCAGGGCAGATATTCTAAAGTAATAGAAATGCTAGATGAAGATATGATTATTGCTGCTAAAAATCAAGAATTCGAAAGAGCAGCAGTTATAAGAGATCAGATTAACTCCATACATGATGTAATGGAAAGTCAAAATGTGGCCTTCAATAACAATATTAATCAAGATATCATAGCTGGCTCATATGATAAAAAAATGGCTTGTATGGTTGTTTTCTCGGTTCGTGAGGGTAAAATTACTGGAAAAGACGATTTTTTAATGGCCGGAGTAGAAAATACTCCTCCTGAAGATATTTTATCTGCTTTTATAAAACAATATTATGCTAATCCTCGATACGTTCCTGGTGAAATCATCTTACAGTATATAATAAAAGAAGAAAAGCTGATTACAGATTGGCTTTCTGATATTCGAGAAGCTCCTGTGGAAATTATTGTTCCTCATGATGGTGTGAAGTTTAAATTGATACGGATGGCAGCCAAAAATGCAGATATTATAAAAAATCAGAAAAAACAGGTCAAAAATGCTCTTCTAGACCTTAAAAAATATTTAAAACTTCCGAAAATTCCTCAAAACATTGAAGGATTTGATGTTTCTAATATCTCTGGAAAATCAGCTGTTGGATCCATGGTAAGTTTTCAGAATGCTCAACCCAAAAAATCCAGATATAGAAAGTACCGACTGGAAACACCAGGGCCAGATGACTATGGCATGATGAGAGAACTATTAACTCGAAGATATGAAAAGCTTTTAAGAGAAAATGAGGACCATCCAGATTTAATTTTAGTCGATGGGGGTAAAGGGCAGTTAAAAATTGCAGTTGAAGTTTTAAAATCTCTTAACTTGAACATGATTCCAGTTATTGGACTTGCAAAGGAATTTGAACATATATTTATTCCCCAAATGAATGAACCAATAATATTACCTCCTAATTCACAGGCCCTTTTCTTATTGCAAAGAATAAGAGATGAAGCACACCGATTTGCTGTTTCTTACCATCGTAATATCCGATCAAAAGAAATTGATTACTCCCAGTTGGATGAAATCTTAGGTGTAGGTCCCAAAAGAAAAATTAATCTTTTAAGACACTTTGGTGATATTGAATCCATAAAAAAAGCAGAAATTGATGATTTAATGCAAGTAAAAGGTATGAATAAAAAAGTCGCCCAAACAATTTATAATTATTTCAAATAA
- a CDS encoding TIGR00289 family protein has product MNAAVLFSGGKDSTMAVYQAMEDGNDVKFLFSMISENPHSYMYHVPNIHITELSAQAMDIPLIKGITKGEEEKEVDDLKDALINLKNLGVEAIYSGALYSVYQKSRIDKICADIGLESIAPLWQRDSEEYMRELIDLEFEIILTGVAAEGLDESWLGRKVDDESLEELIKLNEKFGINIAFEGGEAETLVLDCPIFNKKIKILESKKNWSYDNGFLDIKDAVLEDKNK; this is encoded by the coding sequence ATGAATGCCGCAGTTTTATTTTCTGGTGGAAAAGATAGTACCATGGCTGTTTATCAAGCTATGGAAGATGGAAATGATGTTAAATTTTTATTTTCCATGATTTCTGAGAATCCTCATTCTTACATGTATCATGTGCCTAATATTCATATAACTGAACTTTCAGCTCAGGCCATGGATATTCCTTTAATAAAAGGAATAACTAAAGGTGAAGAGGAAAAAGAAGTTGATGATTTAAAGGACGCTTTAATAAATTTGAAGAATTTGGGTGTGGAAGCAATTTATTCCGGTGCCCTATATTCTGTTTATCAAAAATCCAGAATTGATAAGATTTGTGCAGATATTGGTTTAGAATCTATTGCTCCTTTATGGCAGAGAGATTCTGAAGAATATATGCGAGAATTAATTGATCTGGAATTTGAAATTATTTTAACCGGAGTAGCTGCTGAAGGCCTGGATGAATCGTGGTTAGGTCGTAAAGTCGATGATGAATCTTTAGAAGAATTGATAAAATTAAATGAGAAATTTGGGATAAATATTGCCTTTGAGGGTGGAGAAGCTGAAACTCTGGTTCTTGATTGTCCAATTTTTAATAAAAAAATTAAAATATTAGAATCCAAAAAAAACTGGTCTTATGATAATGGCTTTTTGGACATTAAAGATGCTGTTTTAGAGGATAAAAACAAATAA